The DNA window CCAGAATCCTCCCTATGAGCAGTCCTACGAAGAGCTCACATTTATGGAAGCGCTTCCACGTGCAGTCCACGAGCTAGACACTAAATACATTATGGTGGACCTCTAATGACTTTGGCAAGtaacacccccattttacagatgaaaaaactgagagtCAGAAAGGTTTAAGCAGAGCTGCCAAAGTTTTAACAGCTCTTAAGTTGCAGAGCCTAGATCTAATCCTGTCCTAAGTCTGACAGCTCACCAGTCTCTTTGGAGAGGGTTGAGTAGATTCTCAACTGAGAGATTGCCGGAGCTGAGGGGTAGAGGGTTTTGATGCCACCTGCTGGTTGTATGAGAGTATATTCCAAAGGTTCAAGCCTTTAAGGATACAAGTAGTGGCTTGTTGGCTTAGGAGGAGTTCCCAGACTCAGTTTGGGGTTGGAGGGTGGGTGCATAAGATTGGGAGAGTCACTGTTAGGACCAGAATAGACCTCCATGAGAAAAAGGTGATgcccaggaaaggaaaaagggcTAACCTGAAAGGACTGCTCCCTGGGGACAGGGACTGGTGTGCCCCTGGCGTTCCACACCTGCAGCTCCTTCCCCGGCTCTTGGGCAGAAAAAGGAGACCTCATCTCCACCTGCAGTTCCCAGCATGACCCCTCTTAGTCACAGGGTATTTGACAGTGGTGCTTCTCCAGGGCACACCTGTCTGGGCATCCAAGATTCGGACAGCACTGCCCATGGCCTGATCTTGAAGATTAAATAGGATCCCTTGAACCCAACTCGCAGAATGATTCTTCCAGGAGAGACTACAAAGAACTTGAGGGCAATGACTGCCAGTTACTTCCCTGTTTCCCACAGTGTCTAGTTGGCTTAATAAGTAAATTGAGAGAGAGGCAGATTTGGGGAGCTTTAAGAAGGTGGCTAGTTTGTGCCTGATATTCAAAGTCAGAGATTTTCAAGGACAAGCCTTCCTGAACTTTGGTGCAGGAAGTGGGACTGAGAGGGACAGGGTTTCTGGGTCGCTTGCTGGAACCTGAGAGAAGGCTTTAGGCATCACCAGGCATGTGGGAACTGAATGATGGGACCGACCCCCATCAGGCCTCTCAGATGGGGGTGCTGGGCATCATTCCTTCATGGCTTGATTTGCCTTCTTCTAGCACCTGTGTCTTCCAGGTCTCTTCCGCCCTTCTGCCCAGACAGCCTCTCCATCCTGACGTTGACAACAGTATTTGAGACGGTACAGTTAGCTTCATGTTCCTTTTTTTGCATTCTTACTATTTCGATTTGAGCCTCTTCTCTGGGCACAAAACAGCCATTTGTTGATGCGACTGCActtattaagaaacaagaaaatttcagTGTTTCCTCAACGCCCTTGAGATGAAATTCCTAAGTGTATTATGGCCTCTGCCTATCTTTCCTGTGCTATCTCATCTCACCCACTTGCATCTGTGCTCCAGCTTTGGAAACTTTTATTTCATCTAAACTTGAGCCACTTAACACACAGTTCTCTCGGCCTGAAATATCCCCCTCCCCCGAATCTTCCTCTCTGCCCacctaacttcttttttttttttttactataaatttatttatttatttatggctgcgttgggtcttcctggCTGCGCTCAGGCtgtctccagttgtggcgagcaggggctactcttcgctgcagtgcgcgggcttctcgttgtggagcacgggctctaggtgcacgggcttcagtggttgtggcatgtgggctcagtagctgtggcgcacgggcttagctgctccgtggcgcgtgggatcttcctgcaccagggcttgaacccgtgtcccctgcattggcaggtggattcttaaccactgcgccaccagggaagccctgcccaccCAACTTCTCATCCTTCAAGTGCCATCATAGTCATCACTTCTGCAAACCCTTCCTTGACTCCTTAAGTCTAGGCTAAGCCTCTCCTACAAGCTCCCGAGCTTACTCCCCCAGCCCCGCTCAGAGCCGCTGTCACCTACTGGAATTGCCTCGTTCTTGTTTGTCCTCGCGCTAGACCGAAAGGTCCATGAAGTCAGGCCGTGTCTGCCTTGTTCTCCACTGCATCCCCAGTGCTGAACAAGGCCTGGCAAGTAGGAGGTGCTCTTACAAATAGCTGCAGTATCAATAAATGAATCTGTAACAAGCTAGCTTACAAAAACAATGATTTTTATGATGCGTCCAATCCTCCCTGCAGATGTCAGTGACCTCACAAAAATAAGATTTCACATCACTGCCAAAAATTGCACTTGTGTCACATGGTTGCATTGATGCTGCAGTTCTGAGCTATTTTGTTCCACTTTGTATCAGCTGCCAAGGCAGCACCTTGGCTGATCGATTTTCCTTTTAGCTTTAAGTGTGGCCATGAGCTGACCAAAACATTCCAGAACCGGGCTGAAAGGCAATGGGACCCAAGAAAACCCTTGTTCTGGAATAAACCTCTTCCAGGTGCCCAAACCAGGCAAAAGCAGATTCACTGTCAAGGGCTCCAAAAGACAGGAGCTGTTTTGGATGCTCCAGCTGGAAGACCACTCACAAAAGCCATCTCTTAACAAGCAAAACCTCACCTGAATCTCCATCCCCTGGTATCTTGCCATTGATGAAGCAACTGCTGCCCCCTAGTGGTGTGAAGGGACAGGCCTGGGATGGGGGGTGTATGTGACTGGTATGGTACTTGCATGAGGAAGAAAAGTCAGAGGACCGAGTGCCTCACAGTTGCTTTcccctttttattaaaaatagaccCAAACACTTTATGTATCATACAAAAGTTTCGTCCGCTGGTGGCAGCCACGAGGAAGCCTGGCCCCGTAGCACTGATTTCCTGCCTTCCCCCCAAGGGACTGGGTCCCAGGGAGCAGTGGCTGGGCCTCGGAGAGCGCCCACAAAGACTGCTTGCTCTGGAATGTGCCAGCTGGGGGTGAGGCTGTTCCAGGGCAACTCTCTCTACCGCGCCCAAAGGTCAGATGCTCGAAAGTGCCTCTTTAGTGCCAAGATAAACAAGTGGAGTGAAATGGAAACCCCTGTGATTCTTTTATTAGTACCCAGGGCCTGGGATTTGGGATTTCCACCCCCAACGAATCCTTGCTTCTACAAACGGGGGTGGGAAACTTCACCCTTAGAGACTCTGGTATCTCCCGGTGTCTGAGGCCAAAATTTCACTCCATCTCGAGCCTTTTCCCATCCGCTATTCTGTGGCCTAGGATCTACCAGTCCCATGACACAGAGTTGGTCCTCTGTTCATTCACAGAGGTGGAGCAAACACTGATTCTTCCCGTGGTCCTCTCTGCCTGAGTCTACGCCCCGCCATCCCCTCAATTTTCAGGACCTTGGGGCTAGAAGGCCCCACAGCCAGCCCTTTCCCCCAGTCTGTCTCCCTGGCTGCTGCCCACTCCTGAGCCTTCAGCACCCCTGGGGTACCCCAGACCCCCGTTCCAAAGGGGCCTGGGAGTGATGAggtggaggcgggggaggggttGGTGGGAGCCGGGATTCCCCCCAGGGGTGGGGCAGTACTCATGCTGGTATGGACGCTTGGCAGGGCCCGGGGacaggggtagggagggtggggcaTGCGGAGGAAGGGCACAGCCTGCCGGAGCCCCTCAGTCCCAGCCGTTGTCCTTCACCATGTGTGACATTTCAATGATGTACTTCCCTTCCTTGTACTTCTGGCTCGTCTCAAAAGCTTGTTCCTGATGGAGGGGAAGCAGTGAACGCAGGACAGAGCAGTTCCCTTCCAGGCACTCCTGCCGCCACCTGTGTTATCCCTGACCCCAACCCCTCTACCCCCGACCCAGTCCAACCCACTACtagctccctctcccctctggatCATGCAAAGACCTAACATGTGGGCACTGGGGCTTGGAGGGCCATGGAGACTCCACTAGAGAGGGTGGCCCTCTCCCCCCGGTACTCACATATTTCCAGCCGAGGGTGGTTTTGCAGCTCTCGCAGAAAATATCAGCTACCGAGTGGAGCCCCGTGAGCAGGAGACGCTGTTCAGCGGGCCCACAGCCCACGTTGACCCTGTTTCAGGAAACAGGAGGGACCCAGGACCCAGTGGCGTCGCTCTGTCGGTCTAGACCCCAAACAAACAGCCCAAAGGACCTTCCATCTGGAGAGAGCTTAATCCTCCAAATGGAAGCCCCTGCCTTCAGCAACCCACCCTTTTCTGTCCAGTGCCTGGCCCTTTTTCTTCCGGTGCTGGGATTGCAGTTCTGCCCAGACTCCCCACAGAAGAACTGTAGACTGAATTTCTGAACCGCTTTGCAAAAGGAGAGGCAAAGGCAGCAGCTGCAAAACCACGTTCAGATGGCTCACCCTGTTTCTCCCAGGGGGAAATTATTCACAACACATGCACAAGGAGAGAGGTAGACTCACACGGAGTTAAACAGGTAGGCTCGGCCGTGGCTCCCTTGGAAGGACTGTGGAGACATAGGAGCGACAGTGACTACTGGGTAGCCCTTGACCCCAGGGTTACCCTTGCCCTGAGTCCCCCCCGGGACgcggaggagggaggctgggcttcGTTGCCTCACCCCTAGGTGATGTTTGGACTACCCTGGGAGGAGAGTGGAGGGGAGTGGCAGGCCCCCACTTGGCGTACCTTGGAAATAAGCTCATCGTGTTTGGCCAGGTGTGCACGGCAGTGGACGCAGCTGTAGGTGCGGTGGCAGCGGGGCAGGTAGCTGCGGAAAGTCTtggtggggaggcaggcaggggccgGGCCAGGGTCGCAGCTGGGCATGACGGGCTGGAGGACAATGCCCTGGCGGGCGGGAGGGGCTGGTGCTGTGCAGCTCCCACACAGACGGTCGCAGGTGAAGCAGCGGAGCAGGTTGGCTAGAGCCGTGTTTCAGGGCAGGAGAGATGTGGGGGGGCTGCCCGGCCAGGGCCCCCCCAGACGTGGACCAGATAGAAATGGAAGTCacctgggaagaggggaaggtgCATCAGGAGAGCCGAGACCGCTTGAGGAGCCCCTCCTGCGGGCATGGAGAAGATGGGGCTCCGCTCACCTCCACCCCTACTTCCCCCCCCCATCACCAGCAACCCTCCTCAACGTCCAGTCGCGCTGTGTCTCCCTGTCCCCTGGATGACAGTCTGCTCTGGCAAGCCTGGCAGCGGATCCAGGCCTCTAGCCCAGGAGGTGGTGTCTCTCCCTCCTGGGGTGGGAGCTGCCTCCACTATTTTCCACTGAGAGCAGCCCGCTGGCACCAGCGCTGCCATGGGAGCAACGTCATTTGCAAGTGCTCTTTCCttgattttcagttcttttgtgaGGATCTGCGTCCCACGTGCTCTGGTAGGCTCTGCGTCTCTGGAGCTCAAAGCCTTTAAAAAGTTGGGGGAGTCTGGcagttcttctttctcatggcctCCGTTTGCAAGATAATTGGTCCATCACACGTTtcgtgggggagggaggggcgtgATGAGAAAGGGAAGGCGGGCCGGCAGGCAGGTGCACACACTCTGCTCCAGCCCTCTTCTGGGGCTGGAGTCCTGCATTCTGGGAACTAGAACTTGATGGATGTCTCAGCCAGTACCAAGGACCTCCGACGTGGCTGCTGCAGTCTTGCCCCTTGGTCCACGCGTTCTGGCCCGGAAGCAACTCTGGGCTTGTCTCCTCAGCCTCTGAGGCCCTCGGTCTCTCTTTCCTGCCCTCTGGAATTGCTGCCTTAGCCCTCGGTTAAGGACTTGGGCACCCAGCCTAGGAGAGAAACTCTCTTTCCTTCGGGCGCATCTGACAGCTGGAACCAGTGGGAAATGGGGACTGTGTCGGGGAGGCCAGCGCTCCTGGGCTGTGTCTGTAGGGTGGGAGCAGTGTCTAAGATGGGCAGCAAAAGTGGAGGCTCTTATTTTCAAAACCTGTGCTTTGGGGCCCAAGGCAGAGGATGTTTCTCTTCACCTTCTCCCAAGGGCAGGACAAACAGCAGTGACTCTGTGGGTGACATGAGATAAAATAATTGCTGGGTCCTGATTAAGAATTTTGAGGAAGAGGCCCAGACTCCAGCCCCAGAGTGGCTGAGGGTGCTGGATAAGGAGGGAGGTGTACCCTGTTGGCTCTGATAAGCGAGCTGCTGTCTTCTCCCTCCTTCACGGGGCCTTCAGGCCCGTTGTGGACGGTTTAGCCCAAGTCTGGCTCCGAGATGCCCGTTGGGTGCTCTGGCAATGCTGGGCCACTAGTCAGAGCAGAGGTGTTGTGACTCTGGGCTGCCAGGGCGACGGGCTCTCATCCTCTCCTCTGCGGTGGCCCCCAGCACCCCAGCTGTTCCAGTGTTTCCTGGGGCCACCAGGCACTCTCTCTACAAACCCCCCTGGCAGAGACCATCTTCAGATTCAGGTCTTCTCCCCCCGCTGGGGCGCAGGAAGACACCTTGGGCTGTGTTGAGGGTGACGTTGGGCTCTGGCTGCAGGAAACAGGCCCTCCTCACCAGCAGAGCACTCTTCAGCCTCCACTTCACAGGTCAGCCTTCAACTTTGCCTGCAGGTTCCCCTCTGACGCGCTCCATCTAACACACCTTctaggggcctggggagggggccgggTCCTAGCTCTCAgactccttccccagcctccagcacgcctccctccctctctctcccgcTGCTTCCCCATCCAGCCCAGGAGAGGCTGCAAGGAAGGCCGGAGAGTCACTC is part of the Balaenoptera musculus isolate JJ_BM4_2016_0621 chromosome 8, mBalMus1.pri.v3, whole genome shotgun sequence genome and encodes:
- the YPEL4 gene encoding protein yippee-like 4; translation: MPSCDPGPAPACLPTKTFRSYLPRCHRTYSCVHCRAHLAKHDELISKSFQGSHGRAYLFNSVVNVGCGPAEQRLLLTGLHSVADIFCESCKTTLGWKYEQAFETSQKYKEGKYIIEMSHMVKDNGWD